One window from the genome of Balaenoptera musculus isolate JJ_BM4_2016_0621 chromosome 3, mBalMus1.pri.v3, whole genome shotgun sequence encodes:
- the RAD23A gene encoding UV excision repair protein RAD23 homolog A isoform X2 — translation MAVTITLKTLQQQTFKIRMEPDETVKVLKEKIEAEKGRDAFPVAGQKLIYAGKILSDDVPIKDYHIDEKNFVVVMVTKAKTSPGTSVPPEASPTAAPESSTSFPSAPASGMSNPPPTAKEDKSPSEESAPTTSPESVSGSVPSSGSSGREEDAASTLVTGSEYETMLTEIMSMGYERERVVAALRASYNNPHRAVEYLLTGIPGSPEPEHGSVQESQVPEQPATEAGENPLEFLRDQPQFQNMRQVIQQNPALLPALLQQLGQENPQLLQQISRHQEQFIQMLNEPPGELADISDVEGEVGAIGEEAPQMNYIQVTPQEKEAIERLKALGFPESLVIQAYFACEKNENLAANFLLSQNFDDE, via the exons CAGCAGCAGACCTTCAAGATCCGCATGGAACCTGATGAGACG GTGAAGGTGCTGAAGGAGAAGATAGAAGCTGAGAAGGGTCGTGATGCTTTCCCCGTGGCTGGACAGAAACTCATCTATGCTGGCAAGATCCTGAGCGATGATGTCCCCATCAAGGACTATCACATCGATGAGAAGAACTTTGTGGTCGTCATGGTGACCAAG GCCAAAACTAGCCCAGGCACCTCAGTACCCCCAGAGGCTTCACCCACTGCTGCCCCGGAGTCTTCCACATCCTTCCCATCGGCCCCTGCCTCAGGCATGTCTAATCCCCCACCTACCGCCAAAGAGGACAAGAGCCCATCGGAGGAATCAGCCCCCACGACGTCCCCGGAGTCTGTGTCCGG CTCTGTTCCCTCTTCAGGTAGCAGCGGGCGAGAGGAAGACGCGGCCTCCACGCTAG TGACTGGCTCTGAGTACGAGACGATGCTGACGGAGATCATGTCCATGGGCTACGAGCGGGAGCGGGTCGTGGCTGCCCTGAGGGCCAGCTACAACAATCCGCACCGGGCCGTGGAGTATCTACTCACG GGAATTCCTGGGAGCCCCGAGCCGGAACACGGTTCTGTCCAGGAGAGCCAAGTACCCGAGCAGCCGGCCACAGAAGCAG GAGAGAACCCCTTGGAATTCCTGCGGGATCAGCCCCAGTTCCAGAACATGCGGCAGGTGATTCAGCAGAACCCGGCGCTGCTGCCAGCCCTGCTCCAGCAGCTGGGCCAGGAGAACCCCCAGCTTTTACAG CAAATCAGCCGGCACCAGGAGCAGTTCATCCAGATGTTGAACGAGCCCCCTGGGGAGCTGGCAGACATCTCGGACGTGGAGGGTGAGGTGGGTGCAATAGGTGAGGAGGCCCCCCAGATGAACTACATCCAGGTGACACCGCAGGAAAAAGAGGCTATAGAGAGG TTGAAGGCCCTGGGCTTCCCAGAGAGCCTGGTGATCCAGGCCTACTTCGCTTGTGAAAAAAACGAGAACTTGGCTGCCAACTTCCTCCTGAGTCAGAACTTTGATGACGAGTGA
- the RAD23A gene encoding UV excision repair protein RAD23 homolog A isoform X1, translating into MAVTITLKTLQQQTFKIRMEPDETVKVLKEKIEAEKGRDAFPVAGQKLIYAGKILSDDVPIKDYHIDEKNFVVVMVTKAKTSPGTSVPPEASPTAAPESSTSFPSAPASGMSNPPPTAKEDKSPSEESAPTTSPESVSGSVPSSGSSGREEDAASTLVTGSEYETMLTEIMSMGYERERVVAALRASYNNPHRAVEYLLTGIPGSPEPEHGSVQESQVPEQPATEAAGENPLEFLRDQPQFQNMRQVIQQNPALLPALLQQLGQENPQLLQQISRHQEQFIQMLNEPPGELADISDVEGEVGAIGEEAPQMNYIQVTPQEKEAIERLKALGFPESLVIQAYFACEKNENLAANFLLSQNFDDE; encoded by the exons CAGCAGCAGACCTTCAAGATCCGCATGGAACCTGATGAGACG GTGAAGGTGCTGAAGGAGAAGATAGAAGCTGAGAAGGGTCGTGATGCTTTCCCCGTGGCTGGACAGAAACTCATCTATGCTGGCAAGATCCTGAGCGATGATGTCCCCATCAAGGACTATCACATCGATGAGAAGAACTTTGTGGTCGTCATGGTGACCAAG GCCAAAACTAGCCCAGGCACCTCAGTACCCCCAGAGGCTTCACCCACTGCTGCCCCGGAGTCTTCCACATCCTTCCCATCGGCCCCTGCCTCAGGCATGTCTAATCCCCCACCTACCGCCAAAGAGGACAAGAGCCCATCGGAGGAATCAGCCCCCACGACGTCCCCGGAGTCTGTGTCCGG CTCTGTTCCCTCTTCAGGTAGCAGCGGGCGAGAGGAAGACGCGGCCTCCACGCTAG TGACTGGCTCTGAGTACGAGACGATGCTGACGGAGATCATGTCCATGGGCTACGAGCGGGAGCGGGTCGTGGCTGCCCTGAGGGCCAGCTACAACAATCCGCACCGGGCCGTGGAGTATCTACTCACG GGAATTCCTGGGAGCCCCGAGCCGGAACACGGTTCTGTCCAGGAGAGCCAAGTACCCGAGCAGCCGGCCACAGAAGCAG CAGGAGAGAACCCCTTGGAATTCCTGCGGGATCAGCCCCAGTTCCAGAACATGCGGCAGGTGATTCAGCAGAACCCGGCGCTGCTGCCAGCCCTGCTCCAGCAGCTGGGCCAGGAGAACCCCCAGCTTTTACAG CAAATCAGCCGGCACCAGGAGCAGTTCATCCAGATGTTGAACGAGCCCCCTGGGGAGCTGGCAGACATCTCGGACGTGGAGGGTGAGGTGGGTGCAATAGGTGAGGAGGCCCCCCAGATGAACTACATCCAGGTGACACCGCAGGAAAAAGAGGCTATAGAGAGG TTGAAGGCCCTGGGCTTCCCAGAGAGCCTGGTGATCCAGGCCTACTTCGCTTGTGAAAAAAACGAGAACTTGGCTGCCAACTTCCTCCTGAGTCAGAACTTTGATGACGAGTGA
- the GADD45GIP1 gene encoding growth arrest and DNA damage-inducible proteins-interacting protein 1, whose product MAAPVRQARSLLGLAMTLGPGSRAYRAPPPPRRSKGPWWPDPDDPLTPPWQLGPRYAAKQFGRHGAASGVAAGSLWPSRKQLHELEAEEREWYPSLAAMQESLRVQQLAEEQKLRAREQLIEERMAKMPQMIETWQRQQQERREKERADKERRARLQAEAQERLGYHVDPRSARFQELLQDLEKQHRKRLKEEKQRKKKEARAAAMAAAAAQDPADSATPSS is encoded by the exons ATGGCTGCGCCCGTAAGGCAGGCGCGCAGCCTGCTCGGGTTGGCGATGACCCTAGGCCCGGGCTCCCGCGCCTACCGAGCGCCTCCGCCCCCGCGCCGCTCAAAGGGGCCCTGGTGGCCCGACCCGGATGACCCACTGACCCCGCCCTGGCAGCTGGGGCCGCGCTACGCAGCTAAGCAGTTCGGGCGGCACGGCGCCGCCTCCGGTGTGGCCGCCGGTTCTCTGTGGCCTTCGCGGAAACAGCTGCACGAGCTGGAGGCTGAGGAGCGCGAATGGTACCCGAGCCTGGCGGCCATGCAGGAGTCGCTGCGGGTGCAGCAGTTGGCCGAGGAGCAGAAGCTACGAGCCAG GGAGCAGCTCATTGAAGAGCGCATGGCCAAGATGCCACAGATGATTGAGAcctggcagcggcagcagcaggagCGCAGGGAGAAGGAGCGAGCGGACAAGGAGCGGAGGGCTCGGCTGCAGGCTGAGGCCCAGGAGCGCCTGGGATACCACGTGGACCCGAGGAGTGCCCGCTTCCAGGAGCTGCTGCAGGACTTGGAGAAGCAGCATCGCAAGCGCCTCaaagaggagaaacaaagaaagaagaaggaggcACGAGCTGCTGCGATGGCCGCTGCTGCAGCCCAGGACCCAGCAGACTCTGCGACACCCAGCTCCTGA